In Alteromonas sp. RKMC-009, the genomic stretch TGCCGGTGCCCGCACGCGCCTTGTCGTTTTAATTTCTTGTTAATACCTGAACGGTATTCTTTTTTATATTCCAGAACAGCAACTTATATGCCATTGCAGCGAACATTTACAGATATCAATTGTTAACGAAAGGTGAGCATCCTTTGGATGAAAAAAAACATTTCTGGTCTGATATCCCTGCCCGGCCCGCAATTTGCGGTGCTCCCCGATTGCCCTCAATATATTTTTTATACCCTTCCATATTCTTTTTTCTTCCGCGACGCCGCTCTCATTTTTTAGTCTTTATGAACACAGTTTACAGCCATGCAGCATCGCTGTTCAAAGCTTGTGCATCTTATTGGTGCCGCTGTGAGCCATAGTTGGGCGCGGTCACCGGATCCTCCATGAGCTGCGCCCGCAAAAAGAGCAATCAGGCAACAAACCGGGAACACACACTCATGAAAATAAAAAAATTAAGTGCGTCTATTTATGCCGGATTAACCGGCATGACCATGGCATTAGCGCTGACTCCTTCTGTATATGCACAGGAAACTGACACTCCTGATGCCGAATCGGATCCTTCCCTGGAACGGATTGCCGTTGTTGGTGCGCGGGGTGCGCCGCGTTCAGTGACCAGCTCTCCCGTGCCTGTTGATGTATTGACGGCTGAAGACATGGAAGGTGTAGCATTCTCAGATATGAACGATGTAATGATGACCCTGGTGCCGTCTTACACCCTGTCACGCCAGCCAATTTCTGATGGCGGTACGTTTGTACGCCCTGCACAGATGCGTGGTCTGCCCACTGACAAAACACTGGTTTTAGTTAACTCCAAACGCCGTCACCGCTCTCCGCTGGTGCAAATTGGTGGCTCAGGTACGCAAGGGCCTGATCTCGCAACCATCCCGACTGCGGCTATCGGTTCTGTTGAAGTACTGCGCGACGGTGCGGCCGCACAGTATGGCTCAGACGCCATCGCAGGGGTCATTAACTTCCAGTTAAAAAATAACAGTGAAGGAGGCTCACTGTCAGCCGAGCTGGGCCAGTATTACGAAGGCGACGGCGATCAGATGGTGATCAGCGGTAACAAAGGTTTTGCGTTAGGTGAAGACGGATTCTTAAGTATTTCTGCTGAAATTACTGACTCAGAAGCGACCTATCGTGGTGAACAGTATTGTGAAAGCTGGTTCTGTGTGACCGACCAGTCTGAAGAATATATCGCTGCTGCTATTGCAAGTGCTAATGCCGTTCACGGTTCGGATGAAGTACAACCCTGGGGCCAGCCAAACTCTAAAGGCACCCGTGTATTTTTTAACTCCGGTTATACGATTTCTGACGAAGTAGAATTATACGCATTCGGTAACTATTCAGAGACCGAGGGCGATGGTTCCTTCTTCTATCGTTATCCGGGCAACGGCACCATTGAAGACATCCGTCTGCAGGATGGTTCCGTCTGGAGCCCGCTGGAGTTCTTCCCCGGTGGTTTTACGCCGCGCTTCGCAGGTGAGGTTACCGACTACTCACTGGCAGCCGGTGTGAAAGGAATAAGTGGTAAGTGGACGTATGACATCAGTGGCCGCTTCGGTTCCAGTGAAATTGATTACACCCTGAGCAACACCATCAACCCGTCGATGGGTAACGAATCCCCGACTTCATTCAAGCCGGGCTCTCTGACCAACGAAGAGAAACAACTTCAGGCTGATTTCACCTATGATCTGGACGAATATATTTTCGCTTTCGGCCTGAGCTACATGGACGAGTCTTACGACATCTCCGGCGGTGAAGAAGATTCCTATACTGCAGGTCCATATGCCTCAGCGGATCCATGGGGTTTCTGTAACGATGACGGCACAGCGACGGCGGCAGGCTCAGCCATTGCAGACCTGGACTGTGCAGATGACTCCGACCCGGTTTACACTGTAGTAGGCGTAGGTTCCAACGGCTTCCCGGGGTACTCTCCCGAATTCTCCGGCGAATATAACCGTGACTCTTATGCTGTTTACACCGACATTTCCGGTGACGTAACAGACAAACTGTTTGCTCAGGCAGCTTTACGTTACGAAGACTACTCTGACTTCGGTTCTGAACTCGTTTATAAAGTGGCCGGTATTTACCAGCTTACCGATGAAATCGCACTGCGTTCTTCATACGGTACGGGTTTCCGTGCTCCGACTCCGGGACAGCAAGGTACAACAAACGTGTCCACCCGGCTGCCTAACGGCTTCCCGGTTGCTACCGGTCTGTTCCCTGCCAGCAGCGCAGTTGCTCAGGCGCTTGGAGCCAGTGCACTTGCACCGGAAAAATCCACCAACATTACCTTTGGTATGACGGCGGATTACGGCGACTTCACCCTTACTGTGGATTACTACAATATCGAGCTTGAAGATCGTCTGAATGCCATTTCAACGCTGGATGTCAGTTCCGATCCTGATGCAGAAGACCCGGAAGATTATCAGCGATACCTGAGCCTGGCGAATGCCGGTGTTTCCGGTGCGGAATCAATCGGTGGTGTGTTCTACTTCCAGAATGCTTTCGACACCACAACCGAAGGTGTAGATGTTGTAGCAACGTACAATATGCAGTCAGATATGGGTGACACTACCTTCACTGCATCATTTAACTACAACAAAACCACACTGGACAACGATCCTGAAAACTTCTACAACGAAGAAGATGAGTTTGACCTGGAAAACGGTACGCCGGATTTCCGTGGTACTGCTTCAGTTAAACACAGCATTGAAGACTGGATGATTGTTGCCCGTATGAACTACTACGG encodes the following:
- a CDS encoding TonB-dependent receptor plug domain-containing protein, with protein sequence MKIKKLSASIYAGLTGMTMALALTPSVYAQETDTPDAESDPSLERIAVVGARGAPRSVTSSPVPVDVLTAEDMEGVAFSDMNDVMMTLVPSYTLSRQPISDGGTFVRPAQMRGLPTDKTLVLVNSKRRHRSPLVQIGGSGTQGPDLATIPTAAIGSVEVLRDGAAAQYGSDAIAGVINFQLKNNSEGGSLSAELGQYYEGDGDQMVISGNKGFALGEDGFLSISAEITDSEATYRGEQYCESWFCVTDQSEEYIAAAIASANAVHGSDEVQPWGQPNSKGTRVFFNSGYTISDEVELYAFGNYSETEGDGSFFYRYPGNGTIEDIRLQDGSVWSPLEFFPGGFTPRFAGEVTDYSLAAGVKGISGKWTYDISGRFGSSEIDYTLSNTINPSMGNESPTSFKPGSLTNEEKQLQADFTYDLDEYIFAFGLSYMDESYDISGGEEDSYTAGPYASADPWGFCNDDGTATAAGSAIADLDCADDSDPVYTVVGVGSNGFPGYSPEFSGEYNRDSYAVYTDISGDVTDKLFAQAALRYEDYSDFGSELVYKVAGIYQLTDEIALRSSYGTGFRAPTPGQQGTTNVSTRLPNGFPVATGLFPASSAVAQALGASALAPEKSTNITFGMTADYGDFTLTVDYYNIELEDRLNAISTLDVSSDPDAEDPEDYQRYLSLANAGVSGAESIGGVFYFQNAFDTTTEGVDVVATYNMQSDMGDTTFTASFNYNKTTLDNDPENFYNEEDEFDLENGTPDFRGTASVKHSIEDWMIVARMNYYGEYENAASSSLDVIQTFGTEILFDLELTYHISESLSLSAGARNLFDEYPDAGTDEMGETCCGRIYRSDSIVDWQGGYYYTKLNYTF